DNA sequence from the Tepidisphaeraceae bacterium genome:
ATCGTGATGATGGGCCTGCTGTTCGTGCTGGCCCAGGCCGACACGATCTCGCCCCCGACGCCGTTCGCGCGCAACGCGAGCGTGCTGGAACCGCTGCCACCGCTGGCGGGCATGAGCGACGTGCTGAAGATGGACCAGGCCGGCGACGCCGCGCCGATGTACCGCAAGGCGATCGCGTCGTACCGCCGCAACGAGCGGGCGTACGAGTCGTTCGGCAAGTCGACCAAGACCGACGAGAAAACGGTCGGCCCGCTGCGCGAGGGCGTCGAGGCGATCAAGGCGGGCACGCATCTGTCGGGCATGGAATTGTTTGAGGCCGATCCGGCGTCCGTCATCAATTTCGATTCGAACAAGACGGACATCCCCGCGCTGGAGGCCGTCGGCCTGGCCGCGGCGCGCTGGGGGTTGCTCATCCACAAGGAACAGCCCAAGGAAGCGCTGGAACTGTTCGAGGCGGCGTTCGGCCTGGGCGCCAAGATGTTCAACGAGCGCGTGACGCTGGCCGAGGCGCGGGCCGGCCTGGGGTTGATGGCGTCGTCCACCACGTACATCGCGCGCCTCTCCAAGACGTTGGGAGATACCGAGCGCGAGCAGGCCGCGTTGGCGTTCGACGAGGCCCGCAAGGCGTACAACACCGAACACCTCGACGCCATGATTCGCGTGCTGACCAGCCCGGACCCCAACGTGATGGGCAAACACGTCGGCGACATCTTCGTGATCGCAGAGCATTCGAAGGAGCGGATGTGGCGCGTCGAGGCGATCCGCAAGCTGGGCATGATGCGCTTCGCCGCGATGCGCGGGAAGCGCAAGGGCGACCAGCTCGGCTCGTTGCGGGCCGTCCGCAAGTATGCCCAGGACCCCAACGACCCCGTCATCGCCGCCGCCGGCAAGGCGGCCAGCGCGCTGACCGAAGGCGAGTTCAGGATGATGCGGTAACGCAGGCTCTTGCCTTAGTTGACTCGGTCAAGTGCGCTCTGCACGTGGCATGGGCGTCTCGCCCATACTCGTCGTGAGGCCGTAAGACAGGATTGGTTTCAGCGGCGTGGCCGACGCAGCAGCCGGCAAATGAAATTGCTCTTTCCAGTCCACACGCATGGGCGAGACGCCCATGCCACGGCCGGAGCGGACGCGGCGTCGTTCTTCAACACCATCCCCGATGACGAGAGAGATCTTGTTCCACGGCTAACCGCCCCGCCGCTCCCCTGCTTACTTGCCCACGTACTCCTGCAGCGGCTTCACGTCCCAGCCCGTCTTTTGCAGTTGGATGATCCCCTTCACGATGGCGGCGGCGCCGGTCATCGTCGTGACGATGGGCACCTTGTTCAGCACGGCCATCGAGCGGATAGCCCCCTCGTCGGTCTGAGGGCCCTTGCGGGTGGGCGTGTTGATGATCATCGCCACCTGGCCGTTCTTGATGAAGTCCTTGATGTTCGGCCGGCCTTCGGCCAGTTTCGGGATGCGCTTGGCGGGGATATCCGCCTTGGCCAGGGCGGCGTAGGTGCCGCTGCTGGAAATGATGTCGAAGCCCGCGGTCGACAGTTGCCGTGCGAGTTCGACGGCCTGCGGTTTGTCGGCGTCGTTCACGCTGATGAAGACCGTCCCCTTCATCGGCAAGTTCGTGCCGGCGGCGATCTGCGACTTGGCGAACGCCAACTCGAACGTGGCGTCGATGCCCATCACCTCGCCGGTGCTGCGCATCTCCGGACCCAAGATGACGTCGACACCGGGGAACTTGGCGAACGGGAAGACGACTTCCTTCACGCTGACGTGCTTCGGGTCGGGCTGCTCGGTCGCGTTTAGCTCCTTCAGCGTCTTGCCCGCCATCACCTTGGCGGCGATCTTCGCCCAGCTGATGCCGGTCGCCTTGCTGACGAACGGCACCGTACGGCTGGCACGCGGGTTCACCTCGATTACGTAGATCTCGTTGTCCTTGATCGCGTACTGCACGTTCATCAGGCCCTTCACGCGCAGGGCGCGGGCCAATTCCTTCGTCTGGCGCTTCAGCTCCGCGATGATTTCCTTCGACAAGCTGTACGGCGGCAAGGCGCAGGCGCTGTCACCCGAGTGGATGCCGGCCTCCTCGATGTGCTCCATAACGCCGATGACGATGGCCTGGCCTTGTAGGGGCGGGCCTCCGTGCCCGCCCTCTTCGGTCTTTTGCACGGTCGAAGACGGGCGGGCACGGAGGCCCGCCCCTACGCCCGTCTCGTTCGGCTCGTAATCCGCGATGCAATCCACATCGACTTCCGTCGCGTTGTCGAGGAACTTATCGACGAGGATCGGCGCGTCCTTGATCGTGCTCGCATCGACGGCGTTGGCCATGTAGTAGTTGAGCTGATCTTCGTCGCTCACGATCTCCATCGCCCGGCCGCCGAGCACGAAGCTGGGACGGACCAGCACGGGATAGCCGATGCGCTTGGCGATCTGGCGGGCCTCGTCCACATTGCGGGCGATACCATTGGCGGGCTGCTTCAGTCCAAGCTTTTGCAGCAAATCGCGGAACTGCTCACGATCGCCGGCGGCGTCGAGCGAGTCGATCGACGTGCCGATGATCGGCACGCCGGCCTCGGCCAAGCCGCGCGCCAGGTTCAGCGGCGTCTGGCCGCCGAACTGCACGATCACGCCTTGCACGAGGTTCTTGTGTAGGGGCGGGCCTCCGTGCCCGCCCTCTTGCGTCGGTCCGCCATCCGAATCCGGGCGGGCACGGAGGCCCGCCCCTACGAATGGCCCACCATTCAGCCGTTCGCAAATGTTCAAAATATCTTCGTGCGTCAGCGGTTCGAAGAAGAGCAGGTCGCTCGTGTCGTAATCGGTGCTGACCGTCTCGGGGTTCGAGTTGATCATGACCGACTCGACGCCGATCTCGCGCATCGCGAACGCGGCCTGCACGCAGCAGTAGTCGAACTCGATGCCCTGGCCGATGCGGTTGGGACCACCACCGATGATGATGACCTTCGGGCGGTCGGTGAGGCGGATTTCGTCTTCGGCGATCGCCTCCCACTTAGCCGCCGGCTTGCCGGTGGTTCCCGCCGGCAAGCCGACGGTTATTTGGGCGACGGGCGTCTCGTACGTGCTGTAGTAATACGGCGTCGCGGCCTCGAACTCGGCGGCGCAGGTGTCGACGAGCTTGTAAACGGGACGGATGTCTGCCGCGTTCCGGAACGCGCGCACCTTGGCTGGCGTGGTGTCCCACATCTGCGCGAGCTGAATATCGCTGTACCCCAGTTGCTTGGCGCGACGAACAAATGTATCGACAACGCCGTTCGTGCGCCAGTTGTTGGCAAGACTGTCGGCGAACGCGGCCTTCGCGTTCGTTGCCAGTTCCGCCTCAAAGTCCACCAGTTCCTTCATCTGCGACAAGAACCACCGGTCAATGTTCGTCAGTTCAAAAATCTGGTCGATCGTCCAGCCCATCTTCATCGCGTAGCGGACGTAGTACAGGCGGCCCTGGCTGGGCACCGCCAGCTTGCGGCGGAGCTTGTCCTGCGGGATCGGCCAGATGTCGTCGGCGCTCTCGCCTTGCGTGGTCTTGTCGGCGTTGGGGTCGTCGTAACGGGCCGAGGGCGGCAGGCTCTTCACCGTGGCATGGGCGTCTCGCCCATGCGTGTCAGCAGGCGAAGAAGTCTTATTTTGGTCGGGTGCCCCGGCCGCGCCGCTGGCTGGAAAGGAATTGGCGCGCTTATCCACGTGCATGGGCGAGACGCCCATGCCACGATTCTGCGCGTTCAGCCACTTGTCGTACTTGTCCAAGCCGAAGCCGAAGCGCTTCACTTCCATGCTGCGGATGCCCTTCTGCAGGGCTTCCTTGAACGTGCGTCCGATCGCCATCGCCTCGCCGACGCTCTTCATCTGGGTGGTCAGGGTTTCATCGGCATCGGGGAACTTCTCGAACGTCCAGCGCGGGATCTTGATGACGCAGTAGTCGATCGTGGGCTCGAAGCAGGCGCTGGTGTACAGCTCGTAATCCTCGCGCTTCGTGGACGAGGGCACCGTCTTGTCGTTCGTTTGCCCCGGACGCTTCTTTGTCGTGATCGGGTTCGGCAGCTCATCCAGCGTGTAACCCACAGCAAGCTTGGCAGCGATTTTAGCGATCGGGTAACCCGTGGCCTTTGATGCCAGCGCAGACGACCGCGACACGCGCGGGTTCATCTCGATGACGACCATGTCGCCGTTCTCGGGGTTGATGCCGAACTGGATGTTGCTGCCGCCCGTTTCCACGCCCACGGCCCGAATGACCGCGATGCTGGCGTCGCGCATGCGCTGGTATTCCTTGTCCGTCAGCGTCTGGATCGGCGCAACGGT
Encoded proteins:
- the carB gene encoding carbamoyl-phosphate synthase large subunit gives rise to the protein MPKRTDIKTILIIGAGPIVIGQGVEFDYSGVQACRALKEEGYRIVLINSNPATIMTDPEFADATYIEPILPETIEKILVREKANGTPIDAVLPTLGGQTGLNTAMACFDQGIFKKYGVQMIGADREAIHRGEDRQVFKELMLSIGLNVPRSGVVHNMDDARKVLAELGLPLIIRPAFTLGGTGGGIAYNIEEFETIVQRGIDASPVNEVLIEQSVIGWKEYEMEVVRDRKDNAIIICSIENIDAMGVHTGDSITVAPIQTLTDKEYQRMRDASIAVIRAVGVETGGSNIQFGINPENGDMVVIEMNPRVSRSSALASKATGYPIAKIAAKLAVGYTLDELPNPITTKKRPGQTNDKTVPSSTKREDYELYTSACFEPTIDYCVIKIPRWTFEKFPDADETLTTQMKSVGEAMAIGRTFKEALQKGIRSMEVKRFGFGLDKYDKWLNAQNRGMGVSPMHVDKRANSFPASGAAGAPDQNKTSSPADTHGRDAHATVKSLPPSARYDDPNADKTTQGESADDIWPIPQDKLRRKLAVPSQGRLYYVRYAMKMGWTIDQIFELTNIDRWFLSQMKELVDFEAELATNAKAAFADSLANNWRTNGVVDTFVRRAKQLGYSDIQLAQMWDTTPAKVRAFRNAADIRPVYKLVDTCAAEFEAATPYYYSTYETPVAQITVGLPAGTTGKPAAKWEAIAEDEIRLTDRPKVIIIGGGPNRIGQGIEFDYCCVQAAFAMREIGVESVMINSNPETVSTDYDTSDLLFFEPLTHEDILNICERLNGGPFVGAGLRARPDSDGGPTQEGGHGGPPLHKNLVQGVIVQFGGQTPLNLARGLAEAGVPIIGTSIDSLDAAGDREQFRDLLQKLGLKQPANGIARNVDEARQIAKRIGYPVLVRPSFVLGGRAMEIVSDEDQLNYYMANAVDASTIKDAPILVDKFLDNATEVDVDCIADYEPNETGVGAGLRARPSSTVQKTEEGGHGGPPLQGQAIVIGVMEHIEEAGIHSGDSACALPPYSLSKEIIAELKRQTKELARALRVKGLMNVQYAIKDNEIYVIEVNPRASRTVPFVSKATGISWAKIAAKVMAGKTLKELNATEQPDPKHVSVKEVVFPFAKFPGVDVILGPEMRSTGEVMGIDATFELAFAKSQIAAGTNLPMKGTVFISVNDADKPQAVELARQLSTAGFDIISSSGTYAALAKADIPAKRIPKLAEGRPNIKDFIKNGQVAMIINTPTRKGPQTDEGAIRSMAVLNKVPIVTTMTGAAAIVKGIIQLQKTGWDVKPLQEYVGK